TTCAAATTACGGAGGCCCGCTTATCATATACGCTACCGGCGCATCTTAGAGTACTCCGCCGGATTTCTGCTCTTAACTGGTTAATGAAGATATCCGATGAAAACCCCTGAACCCCAAATCTGTTATCTGCTCAAGTAATACTACTGCTCTTCCCATTATCTTGGTATTCTTCGAAGGAAAATTCAGTCAGAGGGGTTATCTTGTATTGACGATGTCCGATTAAAACCCTAAACCTAAATCAATTTTCCCGCCGTTATATCTATTGGTATTCTACTGCTCATTTTCTTGGTATTCTTGGTATTCTTCCATCCatagaaaaggaaagaaggaaAATTCGAGTACtcgattttcttggattctcgCATGCATTCTCTTTAAGAAAACTTCAACAACTTGTTGGCTTTTTGAAAATTACATTGGTGTACTTAAATGAGAATTTAAGAAATTGTagtttttaagaatttattttttaaaaggagttttttaagaatttattgTTCATGGAACATGTAAAGGAAATTCAAgaagtatttaaaaataaataaattatgttgTCATTCTCGCAGCCTATGTTCAAGAATTTGTTTTTAACTTTTTAGGGAGATGGGGAACATTAAGCGAATACCTGAGGCTATTTGGAGCTCAATTCGGTCAGGGGTTATCTTGTATGATTTCACAAGGGTTGTTGAGGAGTTGGTTTTCAACAGCCTCGATGCTGGTGCCACCAAGGTACTCATTTACCCTTTCAAAGTTTCAATACTCTCTAAGATTTTTACTAGGTATTGAATGGAAAGTTGTGGAGCTGTTCTTGAAGGCTCCACTCGAACAacttaattttttgtttttagtAGTTTAATGATAATAAGTTGTAATTATAATAAGTtgctctttttatgcttcttttgagccgaggtctctcggaaacaaccgtcctaccttgataggagtatGCTTAcaccctcccagaccccactttgtgggatttcactgggttgttgttgttgttgttgtgatttgcaatattttgaaTGAAGACACTCGATTGGACAGACTTTTGTAAAACACCCTCACTGGCCATTTTCCTTTACATGGTCTGGACTTTTTGATTTTGCTTGTTTcttaaaagttgaaaattgtGCCATGTAAGAGAATGGGGAATTATATGTGTTCTGATTTTGTTAATGTTTAGAGGCTCAATAGAGGTGGGCTGCTGAGAATATGGCAAGTTGTGCTTGTCTGCAGTTTTAATCGCTTAGACTAGTTGCACAAAAGGCAGTTACCGGTGTGGCTCTTCAATGAATTCTTATGTTCCTTTATTTGCTACTTCTGATGACGAGGCCATGTACTTTATATGAAAATTGATATACCTTTTCTCCTCTTAGTATGATGTTCCATTTGTATACATATGACTGTTCTTTTTGTGTTTGTTATTCTTATAAGTAGTGAACCCCTAGTTTGAACTTAACCCACTTTCCACCAGGTATCTGTTGCTATAGGCATTGGGACCTGCTATGTTAAGGTGGATGACAATGGTAAATTTTAGTTTCTTTGACATTGATCTAATGCATTTTGATGTTCAGAAAGTTCTgctcaatttattatttaattcattATCTGAAGTTGTACTTTCTTTTGAAGGATCTGGTGTTTCACGAGATGGACTGGTGCTGATGGGAGAAAAATATGGTAATGTTTTTGCAAAATGTTGGACTGCCATCATCTTTTCTATTGTATTGATGCTGCTGTACATAATTTCTTTTGCCTGACAACTATGATGTTCATAACTTGGAATGATTGTTTTAGTCTATAGGATTGCATGCATTACTCAACTGATAAGCTGTTTGACAGTTTGTGTTCATTCGTATCTGTATCTTTTTACAGATGTTCTTTTATGTAATGTTGTGGTTTTACGTGTAATTGGGCAAACTTGTATGGCTATACACAACACAAAATATTGATGCTTACTTTTTGTATTTGCTTTTCTTGTAAGATGTTCATGTACCTCTCTCTTTCCTGGTGCTTCATGTGCAATAAAATACTTTCTTTACCTGTACCGCCTCCCCAAAAGAAAAGGGGTAGTTTGGGGGGTGGGgaggagaaagagagagagatgaAATATACTTTTTATTGATCACTACTGTATGTAGAGatgttttgattatttattctaGCTGAAGTTGAGCTGGAACATACATATTGGTGCTTAGGTGCTTTTAGCTCAGCTTATGGAGACAGTATATGTGTTTCTTTCATCTTCTGTTATGCTTCCCTTTTGTCTGGCCATTTTAACTATGCTTTCGTATGCTTCCTTTACACCAGCGACATCAAAATACAGCCATTCAGATGATATGCATGCTTTCCCAGCAAGCTTTGGTTTCAAAGGAGAGGCTCTGAGCTCTATTTCTGACGTTTCTTTGTTGGAAATTATTACTAAAACTCACGGCAGGCCAAACGGATATCGTAAGGTTTTGAAGGTAAGGTACTTTTGAGATTTAGTTGGCAGTATCTATTAGGATAGGTATAAAAAATACTACTAACTTGGTCTTTGTTCTTGCCATTTTTTGCAGGATGGCAAGTGTTTGTACGTTGGAATTGATGATTGTAGACAAGATGTTGGTACAACAGGTAATTCTGTATAAGGTAGGCCTACCTGATACAAGAGTTGCCTGGTGTTTGCTAATAAGGAAATTTGTTgggatttttctttttacaGTCATTGTTCGTGATGTATTTTACAACCAACCAGTTCGAAGGAAGCAAATGCACTCCAAGTACTTCTAGTTTTCTCACAAttcaaacaaatgaaaaatactGATTTACATTACTTCTAAAGCTGTACTCTGACCTGATTGATCTTTTGATTTGCATATATAATCTGGAAGCCCAAAGAAGGTCTTGCATTCTCTGAAAGAGGCTCTGCTAAGAATTGCCATTGTGCATCCTTATGTCTCCTTCaaaattgttgatattgaaaggtCCGGTCCATCTTTGATACACCAGCTAACTTAAGGATATTTCCTGTCTGGTTTCTTAGATTTTGTTCATTGCATGCAGTGAGGATGACTTGCTTTGCACACGTGCTTCTCCTTCTCCGTTGCCGCTATTGTCCAGTGAGTTTGGGATTCATCTGAGTTCCCTTAACAAATTGAATGCAAGTGATGGTTCATTCAAGCTCTCAGGATACATTTTAGGTCCTGATGTTTACACAGTGAAGGTATAATGCCAAAATTGATGGATAAGAGATGTGAATAGTTATCTTTCTACCATCTATTTCCTTAACAACCACTGTTTAATTTGCAGGTCCTTCAATATTTCTGTATCCACTTATTTCAGTATATTTTCCTAACCAAAGAAAAACGGAAAACTAAACTTTGGTTAACATTTTCTATATCAAATGCTTGTTTTTTACAGTGTTTTTGTTTTCCTTGACCCATCGTAATGCAGATATCAATTCAAGATTTGTTTCCAAAGGACCAATACATAAATTACTTAATAACATAGCTATGAGTTTTGAAAGTGCTTCTAACATTGAGAAGCACAATAGATCTCAGATATATCCACTGTTTTTGTTGAACCTAAACTGTCCTAGATCATTATATGATTTGACATTGGAGCCTTCAAAGACCTCTGTGGAATTTAAGGTGAGATCTTTTGTTGGGATTTatgctttaatttattttggggTTGGGAAACGAATGTGCGGCTTTGGATTTATTTTATAGAATTGAGTTTATGTTAGTGTTTGTTTTGgaagaattggtttgggttgttttctgtaaaaaatatttcaaaacacCTAATCATTTTTTGAAACTTCAATTTGGGTGAAATTAATAGGTTAAAACTGGCTAAACATCATTATTTATTACTAATCGTGtaggatttcaaagtattaaaAAGTACCCCCTGACCGGCAAGGTCCTTGCGTTACAGCTATTCCCGGAGAACAAAATAATCTCCCTTTTGTTATGGGAGAACAATGCAAAACCACATTTCTAGCTTCTTTTGGTTACAAAACCAAACAGGCCAATGTTAACAAGGATACGTCATGCATATTTGTTTTACTGATTGGAGTATTGTATTTCGTATTACAATGTGTTTGCCGTTATCCAAGACTGACAATTCTTTCAGTTTGCACTTAGTCTCCTGGTTTTTGCTTACCCTGTCATTTCTGCTTCCCTTTAAATGGATTTTGCggtttttcttaaaatttctgTCAATTTCCGTAGATCTAGATATTTGCTATATCAATCTTCTTGGAGCCTTGCTATCTTTAGGAGATGGTGACATCCAGCTGTATATTGATTTGTTGATTTCTGACCAAGTACTTTTTGAAATGATATGGTTCTTTGTTGTGTCTCTCTTAGTTTCCGACTGCATACCATGGACTAGATCAAACTTGAGAACTGTTGCACTTTTTAGGATTACTGAATTTTTTTTCAACTGATCGCATTGTTTGATTCTGTAGACATTTTTCTATGAACTGGATAGGAAGCTGTTGACTTCAATGCTATGTTATATTTTAGAAATGCTGGTTGTCATCAGCTCAGAATTTCTACTTTGTGTACCATATTTAGGTTGACATACGAGTGGTTTGACTTATCaccacaaaaagaaaagaaaaaaagggggggggggggggggggaagagGCGAGGTGTGGTTCTTGTTTGTCTATTAGAATATCTCACTTGTTCCATTTTTATTCCATGTTAGATGCGCAACAAATTACCTGAAATGATGTGCAGCATTTTACTCCCTTTGTTGGCACCGCTGATACTGATTGTGTTAATCTGATAAACCTAGGTGTTTTACAAGAATCTCTTATGGTAACTAATTGGTTCTTAATGTTACTTGTAGGATTGGCGCCCCGTCCTTCTCTTTATTGAGGATACTGTCACCAATCTCTGGACTGAAAGTAACTCTGCCGGTGAGAGCAATTGCACTATCGGCATTTTTATGCAACATCACTTAGTATTCATTGTATTTGATGTTATTTGTACACGTGGCTTTGTCCACTCCACATTCCCTTTCCTGTAGGCTGCAGCCTCCCACCTGCTTCCCTAAAAGAGGTGAGGGGATAGTTACTTATGCATCAGATGGTGCAAAGCATTTCTGTGTTATGCCATCGTGTAGTTTTATCACTTTCTTTTGTCTTATCCTCATGTATTGCTATCCCATTCACTGCTCCTTTTTCCAGAAATACCTGTGAATTGTGAGATCAGGAAAAAGAGGTGCAGGGCTCAGAGTTGCAAAGCTACACTTGAACTTCCTTCCCCACTGCCAAAGAAACTGACTGGAGAGTGCACTGTCAAGAGAGATATTCAATTTTCACAGAACTCTCTGTGGGGAAGTGCTTCTGAAAAGCATGATCCTGGGTCCAGATTCCTCTGTCAGATTGAAAGTTCAAATCGATCAATTGATGGATCTCTTGCTCATTGCACAGCCGGTGTAAACTGGAAATCCAGAAGCTCTGTGCAACCCTTTTCATCTAATGTTTTACCTACAGAAGATGATTTCCTGGATAACAAATTCAATGCTTCAGCTAGCTCCAATTATAATTCAGACTGCCTATTAGGTTCAGGATGGGAGGATGATTCTCAAACAATTGTAGCTGGCAAATCAACAGAGGATGCTTCATTTAGGGAGTTTCTTGGACTTGATGACAGTTCAAATGTGATGCATGAGAGTAGGAAACCATTTATGCGGAGCTGTTCTTTGCACAGAAGCTTGATACATAATGAAACATCTTTTGATAATGATGAAGATATTAAGTTTGAAAAAAGTGATTACAGAGCTAAACAAAATCGCCTTGAAGATGATTATAGTGTTAAATTTGAAGTAGTTGATGATGTTAACCAGGTCTTAAATCAAAGGTCTCCTAGAGGCAAGGAAATATATCTTGAGAACTTCTCCTGGTGCAAAACTCAGAGTAAGGCATTGCAGAGGTCAAAAGTTTTGTCAGGAGATTCAGAAAAATCCTCATTAACCAAGGACATTCTAGATGAAAACGATCATCTTATAGACTTTTTTAAACAAAGTGAAAATTATGGTTCCGGCCTACCATCTTTCAGTCCAGAACCGTCTCCTCTGCCACCAGATCCTTTTCCCAGGACCAGTTTACAAGATGTTAATCCTTACATCGCTGAAAATGGGATTGAAACTTCTGTTAAACATGAAGCTGGTGTCACGTATGATTTTGGAAACATGGAACATAATCTTTTGGTTCCTGCCATAAATAATATCGGAAAAGAGGACTGCTTGTTCCcacatcctgcaaagtttgatcTCGATTTTTATGCTTGTTCTAAAGAGGATTTGGGCAGTATAGGTGGACTTGTTCCGTGGGACGTTTATAGTTCAGGTCTTTCTGAATTCTATTATGACAGAGATGATTTGTCACATATACATTCTCATGGTGAAGAAAATCTTACTAATTATTTGACACCACGAGCTATGCTCTCCTCTAGGGTGGATGGGAACTTGCATAAATGGCTTGATGCTGGAAATCGAGGTAAAACAGATGAGCCtataaggaagaagaagaatagaaGAAGTCATTCATCTCCTCCATTTTACCAAGGCAAGAAGAAGTTCTTTGCCACGAGTGAGTCTTCAAGAACGGCAGCAGGAAATAACATTATTGAAACTGTTCATGATGTGCCACTCATGCCAGGTAATTTGTCCTTGAGTGCTTGTTTGTGTTAATAATCAATGATGACAGAAATGTGTGCAACTAATTAATGTTCTTGTCCATCGTGCAGAAACTAGAGCTGTAAGCAGACTGCAGCATTCTTCAGAAGCTATCTGCTCAGAGCTTCCACAGCAGTCATCCCATCAATGTGATCAATCTTCCACCCCAATTTTTGGTGATGGTGTATTCTCTGATGAAAGGTACTGATATCAATTTTTTGGGGTGGGTTAGGTCTCTTTCTGATATTATCTCAATCAAATATGTTAGTATCTCACACAACCTGATGTTTCTCTCTTCAGGCTAAGTGTTAAAATGAAACTTGTTAACATCTGGAATAGCAAATCGCAAACTCAAGGGGTGTGCACAAGTACACGTGATGGGGAGTCAAAAGAAGGTAAACCATTCCTGCCATTTGTTCCCTATAAATAGACCATGAGGGAGAATTGCCTAAGTCCATATAAATAGACCACCAATCCATTCTCCAACCAATGTGGGACTCCAACCCACTCTAACAGTTCCTGTCCTGAATAAGAGCTTAATTTTTCTAGTTTATGTTTCAGTTAATTAGCTTCATTTCTTTCACCCAGTTTCAAGATTATCTTGGACTGCGTTCTTATTAATCATGAAAGCATTAGAGATTACAAAATCTCTTTCTTAGAGTCCTAGGCTACATAGTCTCTTTCAAATTCCATTTTGCTTATGTTCTGATCTTTTGATAGAATTGTCATGCCTGACATTTTTATTCAAATGTTCAGAATTTGCACcaacaaaaactcaaaatattctaGATTCTGGGACAAAATGGAGGGACTTCTGTCCAGAGATTACAGTTGAGTACCTTAGATATATCTTGGACGCTTTTGTGACTTCTCTGTTTTGTTAAGATGATGGATTTTCTTTTCCAATATGAGATGCAGAGCGGTAGTGGAACAGAGAGTCTTAAGAATCAGGATACTATACTCAATGTCACTTCTGGCATCTTGTATTTTGTTGGTGATTCATTGGTTCCTGATACCATTGATAAAAACTGCCTGGAGGGTGCCAAAGTTCTCCAACAGGTTGATAAAAAGTTTATTCCAATTGTGGGCGGCACAACACTTGCTATAATTGATCAGGTCTATTCTTGCCTTTGTATAGTCCATTATGTCCAATCTTGGTTTCTCATGAATTTCCTTATAATGCATTTACTTTAAAAGATTGTTTCTTTTAGGGATTGTTTGGTTGGACTCGTCAGCAAATATTAACGTCAGCATAAACTTCCGAATAAATAGTATAATATTTGTTGGCCGTGTAAGTAAAAGTGATATCTGCATAACTATGTATGTTATCcgtataagaaaaaataagctCGACATAACTAATGTAGTGTTTGGTTGGCGGTATTTAGCCATTCATTATTATATTCTCATGACTTATGCGAgaatctatatattattttatgtaggaTAG
The sequence above is a segment of the Solanum dulcamara chromosome 11, daSolDulc1.2, whole genome shotgun sequence genome. Coding sequences within it:
- the LOC129872220 gene encoding DNA mismatch repair protein MLH3-like isoform X4, whose translation is MKTPEPQICYLLKEMGNIKRIPEAIWSSIRSGVILYDFTRVVEELVFNSLDAGATKVSVAIGIGTCYVKVDDNGSGVSRDGLVLMGEKYATSKYSHSDDMHAFPASFGFKGEALSSISDVSLLEIITKTHGRPNGYRKVLKDGKCLYVGIDDCRQDVGTTVIVRDVFYNQPVRRKQMHSNPKKVLHSLKEALLRIAIVHPYVSFKIVDIESEDDLLCTRASPSPLPLLSSEFGIHLSSLNKLNASDGSFKLSGYILGPDVYTVKVLQYFYINSRFVSKGPIHKLLNNIAMSFESASNIEKHNRSQIYPLFLLNLNCPRSLYDLTLEPSKTSVEFKDWRPVLLFIEDTVTNLWTESNSAEIPVNCEIRKKRCRAQSCKATLELPSPLPKKLTGECTVKRDIQFSQNSLWGSASEKHDPGSRFLCQIESSNRSIDGSLAHCTAGVNWKSRSSVQPFSSNVLPTEDDFLDNKFNASASSNYNSDCLLGSGWEDDSQTIVAGKSTEDASFREFLGLDDSSNVMHESRKPFMRSCSLHRSLIHNETSFDNDEDIKFEKSDYRAKQNRLEDDYSVKFEVVDDVNQVLNQRSPRGKEIYLENFSWCKTQSKALQRSKVLSGDSEKSSLTKDILDENDHLIDFFKQSENYGSGLPSFSPEPSPLPPDPFPRTSLQDVNPYIAENGIETSVKHEAGVTYDFGNMEHNLLVPAINNIGKEDCLFPHPAKFDLDFYACSKEDLGSIGGLVPWDVYSSGLSEFYYDRDDLSHIHSHGEENLTNYLTPRAMLSSRVDGNLHKWLDAGNRGKTDEPIRKKKNRRSHSSPPFYQGKKKFFATSESSRTAAGNNIIETVHDVPLMPETRAVSRLQHSSEAICSELPQQSSHQCDQSSTPIFGDGVFSDERLSVKMKLVNIWNSKSQTQGVCTSTRDGESKEEFAPTKTQNILDSGTKWRDFCPEITSGSGTESLKNQDTILNVTSGILYFVGDSLVPDTIDKNCLEGAKVLQQVDKKFIPIVGGTTLAIIDQHAADERIRLEELREKVMPEIGYQLLHNYADQIQNWGWICNIHSQASRSFTSRNLNLIHKQPTSVTLLAVPCILGVNLTDVDLLEFLQQLADTDGSSIVPPSVNRVLNNKACRSAIMFGDALLPSECSLIVEELKQTSLCFQCAHGRPTTVPLVNMGALHEQIAKLGSWSRGSPEAWHGLHRHEINLERAAKRLRSAIS
- the LOC129872220 gene encoding DNA mismatch repair protein MLH3-like isoform X1, giving the protein MKTPEPQICYLLKEMGNIKRIPEAIWSSIRSGVILYDFTRVVEELVFNSLDAGATKVSVAIGIGTCYVKVDDNGSGVSRDGLVLMGEKYATSKYSHSDDMHAFPASFGFKGEALSSISDVSLLEIITKTHGRPNGYRKVLKDGKCLYVGIDDCRQDVGTTVIVRDVFYNQPVRRKQMHSNPKKVLHSLKEALLRIAIVHPYVSFKIVDIESEDDLLCTRASPSPLPLLSSEFGIHLSSLNKLNASDGSFKLSGYILGPDVYTVKVLQYFYINSRFVSKGPIHKLLNNIAMSFESASNIEKHNRSQIYPLFLLNLNCPRSLYDLTLEPSKTSVEFKDWRPVLLFIEDTVTNLWTESNSAEIPVNCEIRKKRCRAQSCKATLELPSPLPKKLTGECTVKRDIQFSQNSLWGSASEKHDPGSRFLCQIESSNRSIDGSLAHCTAGVNWKSRSSVQPFSSNVLPTEDDFLDNKFNASASSNYNSDCLLGSGWEDDSQTIVAGKSTEDASFREFLGLDDSSNVMHESRKPFMRSCSLHRSLIHNETSFDNDEDIKFEKSDYRAKQNRLEDDYSVKFEVVDDVNQVLNQRSPRGKEIYLENFSWCKTQSKALQRSKVLSGDSEKSSLTKDILDENDHLIDFFKQSENYGSGLPSFSPEPSPLPPDPFPRTSLQDVNPYIAENGIETSVKHEAGVTYDFGNMEHNLLVPAINNIGKEDCLFPHPAKFDLDFYACSKEDLGSIGGLVPWDVYSSGLSEFYYDRDDLSHIHSHGEENLTNYLTPRAMLSSRVDGNLHKWLDAGNRGKTDEPIRKKKNRRSHSSPPFYQGKKKFFATSESSRTAAGNNIIETVHDVPLMPETRAVSRLQHSSEAICSELPQQSSHQCDQSSTPIFGDGVFSDERLSVKMKLVNIWNSKSQTQGVCTSTRDGESKEEFAPTKTQNILDSGTKWRDFCPEITSGSGTESLKNQDTILNVTSGILYFVGDSLVPDTIDKNCLEGAKVLQQVDKKFIPIVGGTTLAIIDQHAADERIRLEELREKVLSGQKRTTTYLDSEQELVMPEIGYQLLHNYADQIQNWGWICNIHSQASRSFTSRNLNLIHKQPTSVTLLAVPCILGVNLTDVDLLEFLQQLADTDGSSIVPPSVNRVLNNKACRSAIMFGDALLPSECSLIVEELKQTSLCFQCAHGRPTTVPLVNMGALHEQIAKLGSWSRGSPEAWHGLHRHEINLERAAKRLRSAIS
- the LOC129872220 gene encoding DNA mismatch repair protein MLH3-like isoform X5 — translated: MKTPEPQICYLLKEMGNIKRIPEAIWSSIRSGVILYDFTRVVEELVFNSLDAGATKVSVAIGIGTCYVKVDDNGSGVSRDGLVLMGEKYATSKYSHSDDMHAFPASFGFKGEALSSISDVSLLEIITKTHGRPNGYRKVLKDGKCLYVGIDDCRQDVGTTVIVRDVFYNQPVRRKQMHSNPKKVLHSLKEALLRIAIVHPYVSFKIVDIESEDDLLCTRASPSPLPLLSSEFGIHLSSLNKLNASDGSFKLSGYILGPDVYTVKDWRPVLLFIEDTVTNLWTESNSAEIPVNCEIRKKRCRAQSCKATLELPSPLPKKLTGECTVKRDIQFSQNSLWGSASEKHDPGSRFLCQIESSNRSIDGSLAHCTAGVNWKSRSSVQPFSSNVLPTEDDFLDNKFNASASSNYNSDCLLGSGWEDDSQTIVAGKSTEDASFREFLGLDDSSNVMHESRKPFMRSCSLHRSLIHNETSFDNDEDIKFEKSDYRAKQNRLEDDYSVKFEVVDDVNQVLNQRSPRGKEIYLENFSWCKTQSKALQRSKVLSGDSEKSSLTKDILDENDHLIDFFKQSENYGSGLPSFSPEPSPLPPDPFPRTSLQDVNPYIAENGIETSVKHEAGVTYDFGNMEHNLLVPAINNIGKEDCLFPHPAKFDLDFYACSKEDLGSIGGLVPWDVYSSGLSEFYYDRDDLSHIHSHGEENLTNYLTPRAMLSSRVDGNLHKWLDAGNRGKTDEPIRKKKNRRSHSSPPFYQGKKKFFATSESSRTAAGNNIIETVHDVPLMPETRAVSRLQHSSEAICSELPQQSSHQCDQSSTPIFGDGVFSDERLSVKMKLVNIWNSKSQTQGVCTSTRDGESKEEFAPTKTQNILDSGTKWRDFCPEITSGSGTESLKNQDTILNVTSGILYFVGDSLVPDTIDKNCLEGAKVLQQVDKKFIPIVGGTTLAIIDQHAADERIRLEELREKVLSGQKRTTTYLDSEQELVMPEIGYQLLHNYADQIQNWGWICNIHSQASRSFTSRNLNLIHKQPTSVTLLAVPCILGVNLTDVDLLEFLQQLADTDGSSIVPPSVNRVLNNKACRSAIMFGDALLPSECSLIVEELKQTSLCFQCAHGRPTTVPLVNMGALHEQIAKLGSWSRGSPEAWHGLHRHEINLERAAKRLRSAIS
- the LOC129872220 gene encoding DNA mismatch repair protein MLH3-like isoform X2, giving the protein MKTPEPQICYLLKEMGNIKRIPEAIWSSIRSGVILYDFTRVVEELVFNSLDAGATKVSVAIGIGTCYVKVDDNGSGVSRDGLVLMGEKYATSKYSHSDDMHAFPASFGFKGEALSSISDVSLLEIITKTHGRPNGYRKVLKDGKCLYVGIDDCRQDVGTTVIVRDVFYNQPVRRKQMHSNPKKVLHSLKEALLRIAIVHPYVSFKIVDIESEDDLLCTRASPSPLPLLSSEFGIHLSSLNKLNASDGSFKLSGYILGPDVYTVKVLQYFYINSRFVSKGPIHKLLNNIAMSFESASNIEKHNRSQIYPLFLLNLNCPRSLYDLTLEPSKTSVEFKDWRPVLLFIEDTVTNLWTESNSAEIPVNCEIRKKRCRAQSCKATLELPSPLPKKLTGECTVKRDIQFSQNSLWGSASEKHDPGSRFLCQIESSNRSIDGSLAHCTAGVNWKSRSSVQPFSSNVLPTEDDFLDNKFNASASSNYNSDCLLGSGWEDDSQTIVAGKSTEDASFREFLGLDDSSNVMHESRKPFMRSCSLHRSLIHNETSFDNDEDIKFEKSDYRAKQNRLEDDYSVKFEVVDDVNQVLNQRSPRGKEIYLENFSWCKTQSKALQRSKVLSGDSEKSSLTKDILDENDHLIDFFKQSENYGSGLPSFSPEPSPLPPDPFPRTSLQDVNPYIAENGIETSVKHEAGVTYDFGNMEHNLLVPAINNIGKEDCLFPHPAKFDLDFYACSKEDLGSIGGLVPWDVYSSGLSEFYYDRDDLSHIHSHGEENLTNYLTPRAMLSSRVDGNLHKWLDAGNRGKTDEPIRKKKNRRSHSSPPFYQGKKKFFATSESSRTAAGNNIIETVHDVPLMPETRAVSRLQHSSEAICSELPQQSSHQCDQSSTPIFGDGVFSDERLSVKMKLVNIWNSKSQTQGVCTSTRDGESKEEFAPTKTQNILDSGTKWRDFCPEITSGSGTESLKNQDTILNVTSGILYFVGDSLVPDTIDKNCLEGAKVLQQVDKKFIPIVGGTTLAIIDQHAADERIRLEELREKVLSGQKRTTTYLDSEQELVMPEIGYQLLHNYADQIQNWGWICNIHSQASRSFTRNLNLIHKQPTSVTLLAVPCILGVNLTDVDLLEFLQQLADTDGSSIVPPSVNRVLNNKACRSAIMFGDALLPSECSLIVEELKQTSLCFQCAHGRPTTVPLVNMGALHEQIAKLGSWSRGSPEAWHGLHRHEINLERAAKRLRSAIS
- the LOC129872220 gene encoding uncharacterized protein LOC129872220 isoform X8, with translation MKTPEPQICYLLKEMGNIKRIPEAIWSSIRSGVILYDFTRVVEELVFNSLDAGATKVSVAIGIGTCYVKVDDNGSGVSRDGLVLMGEKYATSKYSHSDDMHAFPASFGFKGEALSSISDVSLLEIITKTHGRPNGYRKVLKDGKCLYVGIDDCRQDVGTTVIVRDVFYNQPVRRKQMHSNPKKVLHSLKEALLRIAIVHPYVSFKIVDIESEDDLLCTRASPSPLPLLSSEFGIHLSSLNKLNASDGSFKLSGYILGPDVYTVKVLQYFYINSRFVSKGPIHKLLNNIAMSFESASNIEKHNRSQIYPLFLLNLNCPRSLYDLTLEPSKTSVEFKDWRPVLLFIEDTVTNLWTESNSAEIPVNCEIRKKRCRAQSCKATLELPSPLPKKLTGECTVKRDIQFSQNSLWGSASEKHDPGSRFLCQIESSNRSIDGSLAHCTAGVNWKSRSSVQPFSSNVLPTEDDFLDNKFNASASSNYNSDCLLGSGWEDDSQTIVAGKSTEDASFREFLGLDDSSNVMHESRKPFMRSCSLHRSLIHNETSFDNDEDIKFEKSDYRAKQNRLEDDYSVKFEVVDDVNQVLNQRSPRGKEIYLENFSWCKTQSKALQRSKVLSGDSEKSSLTKDILDENDHLIDFFKQSENYGSGLPSFSPEPSPLPPDPFPRTSLQDVNPYIAENGIETSVKHEAGVTYDFGNMEHNLLVPAINNIGKEDCLFPHPAKFDLDFYACSKEDLGSIGGLVPWDVYSSGLSEFYYDRDDLSHIHSHGEENLTNYLTPRAMLSSRVDGNLHKWLDAGNRGKTDEPIRKKKNRRSHSSPPFYQGKKKFFATSESSRTAAGNNIIETVHDVPLMPETRAVSRLQHSSEAICSELPQQSSHQCDQSSTPIFGDGVFSDERLSVKMKLVNIWNSKSQTQGVCTSTRDGESKEEFAPTKTQNILDSGTKWRDFCPEITSGSGTESLKNQDTILNVTSGILYFVGDSLVPDTIDKNCLEGAKVLQQVDKKFIPIVGGTTLAIIDQMSEFVWKNCVRRSYLDKRGQQHILIPSKNWSCLKLVTNYYTTMLTKFKTGVGSAIFILKPQDHLLGT
- the LOC129872220 gene encoding uncharacterized protein LOC129872220 isoform X9, with the translated sequence MKTPEPQICYLLKEMGNIKRIPEAIWSSIRSGVILYDFTRVVEELVFNSLDAGATKVSVAIGIGTCYVKVDDNGSGVSRDGLVLMGEKYATSKYSHSDDMHAFPASFGFKGEALSSISDVSLLEIITKTHGRPNGYRKVLKDGKCLYVGIDDCRQDVGTTVIVRDVFYNQPVRRKQMHSNPKKVLHSLKEALLRIAIVHPYVSFKIVDIESEDDLLCTRASPSPLPLLSSEFGIHLSSLNKLNASDGSFKLSGYILGPDVYTVKVLQYFYINSRFVSKGPIHKLLNNIAMSFESASNIEKHNRSQIYPLFLLNLNCPRSLYDLTLEPSKTSVEFKDWRPVLLFIEDTVTNLWTESNSAEIPVNCEIRKKRCRAQSCKATLELPSPLPKKLTGECTVKRDIQFSQNSLWGSASEKHDPGSRFLCQIESSNRSIDGSLAHCTAGVNWKSRSSVQPFSSNVLPTEDDFLDNKFNASASSNYNSDCLLGSGWEDDSQTIVAGKSTEDASFREFLGLDDSSNVMHESRKPFMRSCSLHRSLIHNETSFDNDEDIKFEKSDYRAKQNRLEDDYSVKFEVVDDVNQVLNQRSPRGKEIYLENFSWCKTQSKALQRSKVLSGDSEKSSLTKDILDENDHLIDFFKQSENYGSGLPSFSPEPSPLPPDPFPRTSLQDVNPYIAENGIETSVKHEAGVTYDFGNMEHNLLVPAINNIGKEDCLFPHPAKFDLDFYACSKEDLGSIGGLVPWDVYSSGLSEFYYDRDDLSHIHSHGEENLTNYLTPRAMLSSRVDGNLHKWLDAGNRGKTDEPIRKKKNRRSHSSPPFYQGKKKFFATSESSRTAAGNNIIETVHDVPLMPETRAVSRLQHSSEAICSELPQQSSHQCDQSSTPIFGDGVFSDERLSVKMKLVNIWNSKSQTQGVCTSTRDGESKEEFAPTKTQNILDSGTKWRDFCPEITSGSGTESLKNQDTILNVTSGILYFVGDSLVPDTIDKNCLEGAKVLQQVDKKFIPIVGGTTLAIIDQMSEFVWKNCVRRSCLKLVTNYYTTMLTKFKTGVGSAIFILKPQDHLLVIVLVKAGT